The following proteins come from a genomic window of Rutidosis leptorrhynchoides isolate AG116_Rl617_1_P2 chromosome 10, CSIRO_AGI_Rlap_v1, whole genome shotgun sequence:
- the LOC139872658 gene encoding transmembrane 9 superfamily member 3-like isoform X3 translates to MLNGARLVTAPYILEFRVDKDVQVLCNKTLTKSDVSKFRNAIEKDYYVQLYYDDLPIWGFVGSYQREYTDEGRFNTKIKKKYLLNTHFKFEVFYNKDRVIEVIFLTSHNSVTNTIDVTDDKEVVAEFTYSVKWSVTEQSFDKRMEKYISFSFSPNYMSVHRDSITNSSVILLILTVCLVTFYALVLRKDISKYSNDVEENQEETGWKNIHGDLFRFPQHKSLFAAALGSGTHLLVFIVAVLVLGLRGFFQPYTRVFWNALIIVYAITCVVSGYTSVSLYTQLEGSNWMKTLLLAGGLYFGPLCLTFSFLNSVAIFYGTTNALPLRAIIMLSLVWIFVALPLLLLGGNIGKNRKSDFHAPCRTNKCSREVLHLRWYRGLVPQMVLAGILPFSVVYIQLYYIYAAVWGHRVYTLYSVLFAVFILLLVITALVSVALTYFQLAAEDHEWWWRSFLCGGSTGLYMYGYCFYYYFWRSDMSGFMQTSHFFGYMACVCYGVFLVLGSVAFRSSLLFVRYLYAAIKCD, encoded by the exons AAAGATTACTATGTGCAGCTGTATTATGACGACTTGCCAATTTGGGGTTTCGTTGGATCGTATCAACGAGAATACACAGATGAAGGAAGGTTTAATACCAAGATCAAGAAAAAGTATTTGCTTAACACACATTTTAAGTTTGAAGTATTTTACAATAAGGATCGTGTTATTGAGGTCATTTTTCTAACAAGTCATAATTCTGTCACGAATACAATAGACGTAACTGACGACAAGGAAGTTGTTGCAGAGTTTACGTACTCTGTTAAGTGGTCGGTTACAGAACAGTCTTTTGATAAGAGAATGGAGAAATACATAAGTTTTTCGTTCTCACCGAATTACATGTCTGTGCATCGTGACTCGATTACAAACTCGTCTGTTATACTCCTCATCTTGACCGTCTGCTTAGTAACATTTTACGCGCTGGTCCTACGCAAAGACATTTCCAA GTACTCAAACGATGTGGAAGAGAATCAAGAAGAGACGGGATGGAAGAACATACATGGTGACTTGTTTAGATTCCCGCAACATAAGTCGTTATTTGCTGCCGCTCTTGGTTCTGGCACCCATTTACTTGTATT CATTGTAGCAGTTCTAGTTCTGGGCCTCAGGGGTTTCTTTCAGCCGTATACTCGAGTATTTTGGAATGCACTTATAATTGTATATGCAATTACATGTGTGGTTTCAGGATATACATCTGTTTCTTTATATACCCAACTCGAAGGATCCAATTGG ATGAAGACTCTATTGCTAGCTGGAGGATTATATTTTGGACCTCTGTGTCTCACATTTAGTTTCTTAAATAGTGTTGCCATATTTTATGGAACCACTAATGCATTGCCATTAAGAGCGATAATCATGTTATCTCTTGTGTGGATATTTGTGGCATTACCATTGCTTCTTTTAGGAGGAAATATAGGGAAAAACAGAAAGTCTGATTTTCATGCTCCTTGCAGAACTAACAAATGTTCTAGAGAGGTTCTTCACTTGCGTTGGTACAGGGGTCTCGTCCCTCAAATGGTTTTGGCGGGAATTTTGCCATTTAGTGTCGTCTATATTCAACTTTACTACATATATGCAGCTGTTTGGGGCCATCGCGTTTACACACTTTATAGTGTCCTGTTTGCCGTCTTCATTCTACTTCTGGTCATAACTGCGTTAGTGTCAGTAGCTCTGACATACTTTCAGCTGGCTGCTGAAGATCATGAATGGTGGTGGAG GTCATTTTTGTGTGGTGGGTCTACAGGATTGTATATGTATGGTTATTGCTTTTACTACTATTTTTGGAGATCAGACATGAGTGGTTTCATGCAAACTTCCCATTTCTTTGGCTACATGGCTTGTGTTTGCTACGGCGTATTTCTTGTGCTCGGAAGTGTTGCTTTCCGTTCGTCATTGCTCTTTGTTCGTTACCTGTATGCTGCTATAAAATGTGACTGA